The Nostoc sp. 'Peltigera membranacea cyanobiont' N6 genome contains the following window.
TTCAAATTTATCTCGGCTATGATTTAATCCTAGGTTAAATAACGCCTCTGCTTGGTTGAAATCTCCAGTTAAATATTCACATTCAGCAGATTCTCGAACTAAATTAAATATTAGTTGATAGTTATTTTGCCAACTTTCTTCCGCAAGTAATTTTCGTCCTAATGTGAAATATTTTACCGAGGCTCTATAAGCAGTTGAAGCTTTAGCTTTTTTTCCAGCAATTAGATTAAGTTGAGCTAGTTCATTTTTTTGTGATTGTTCATGAATTATATCAATTCCCTCATTTAACTGATTAACAATATCAAATATGCTAGCTTCGATTAGTTCTGGTGATGTATTTTTTAAGAGTAATTGCCCAATTTTTAAATGAGTAGCTTTTCTTTGAGATTCAGGAATCAGAGAATAGGCAGCTTGCTGTACGCGGTCATGGAGAAATTTGTAAACTGTCATTTGTCCCTTGTCATTTGTCCTTTGCAAATGACTAATGACCAATGACTCATCCTGATAAAATTTGTAGACTTCATTGGTAGGGATAATTAACCCATCCTGTACAGCTTTCCAAAAGTCTGCGGCTGTTTCTACCTGGGATTTTTCATGGAAGATTGATAATGCTGCTAAATCAAATTGGTTTCCCACACAAGCCGCTAATTTCAAAACTTCTTGAGTTTCTGGTGATAACTTTTGAAGTTGAATTGCCATGAATTCTACGACATCATCGGTAAGAGCGATCGCTCGCACTTGAGCAATATCACATTCCCAATAACCACCATCAAAATTAAATGTAATTAGTTGGTCTTGATGTAACGCTTTCAGAAACTGGGTGCTGAAGAAAGGATTACCTTTAGTTTTGCTCAATACCAACTCTGTTAACGGTGTGGCTAATGCTAGGGAGCAACTCAATGTATCTGCAATCAAATGATTAACTGATGTTTGATCGAGGGGGGTTAAGGTAATCGTATTGACTGTAGCGCCCAACTTCCCAATCTCCTCCAAAGTCAGCATTAGGGGATGTACTGGGTTGACTTCATTATCTCGATAAGCACCAATTAATAGTAGATAGCCAATGTCAGCTTCGCTCATTAACAAGTGGATTAACTTTAAAGAAGCAGAATCTGCCCATTGCAGATCGTCAATAAAAATCGCTAATGGATGTTCTAGTGCAGCGAAGACTTGAGTGAATTTCAAAAACAGCAAATTGAAGCGATTTTGTGCCGCACTTCCAGAGAGTTCCGGTGCAGGAGGCTGTTTACCAATCATACTTTCCAGTTCTGGAATCACCTCAATCATCACTTGTCCGTTCTCACCCAAAGCAGAGAGAATTTTGCACTTCCACTGCTCAAATTGAGCGTCAGTTTCACTGAGCATTTGCCTGATTAAGTCTCGAAAGGCTTGCACAAAGGCAGAGAAAGGGATATCGCGCCCGAATTGGTCAAATTTACCTTTAATAAAGTAACCCCGTTGTCGCACAATTGGCTTGTGGACTTCATTAACCACAGCAGTTTTGCCAATACCAGAGAAGCCTGCTACCAACATAACTTCGGTGCTTCCCTGACTGACTCTCTCAAAGGCATCCAGTAAGCCTTCAACTTCGGCTTGGCGACCGTAGAGCTTTTCTGGGATGATGAAGCGATCGCAAATATCCCGCTCTCCTAATTGAAAGGATTTAATCTCTCCAGTTTCTTGTAATTGAGACAAACATTTTTCTAAATCAAATTTCAACCCTAATGCACTCTGATAGCGGTCTTCAGCATTTTTCGCCATCAATCTCATTACAATGTCACAAAGAACTTGGGGAATCTCTTCTTCCCCCCTGCCTCCTAATTCTTCTGGAAGCTTGGCAATATGACAGTGAACCAACTCCATCGGCTCATTAGACTGAAAGGGTAAGTGTCCAGCCAGCAATTCATAGAAGGTAACGCCGAGAGAATAGTAATCACTGCGATAGTCAATTCCACGATTCATTCGCCCGGTTTGTTCTGGGGAAAGGTAGGCAAGAGTCCCTTCTAAGACATTAGGACTGTGAACTTCCAGGGTTTCTTTGGGTAAAAGAGAGGCAATGCTAAAGTCAATCAACTTGACTTGCTGAGTTTCCGGGTTAATTAAGATGTTGGCAGGCTTGATGTCTTTGTGGATAATCCGATGGCGATAGAGTCCGTCAAGAATATCGCTCAGAGCGATCGCAATTTCTAAGAACTCTGTCAAACTAGATTGCTTACCCCCCATTTTTCCGTTCATCCAATCTCTGAGGGAAATACCGCCAAAATCTTCCATCACCAAAGCATAGCTGTTGCGGTGAGGTTCCAGGCTGTAGGGACGAACAATGCCAGGTATGTCAATATTTTTAGCGATTGTGTACTGATTACGAAATAGCAGCAGTTCGTTGAAGCTGGGATACTCCTGCTGGAGCAGTTTAATTACGACTGGAGTTAGATCGGTCTCTCGAATTGCACGGTAAACTAAGGTTCTAGAACCTGCATAAAGTTGTTCGCTAATTCGATAGTTCAAAAACTTGTCCATCGGCTCAACTGCTCTAGTCATACTTCATCAACCCTTGTTAAATCAGCTATTTATTTAAAGTAGTGTGCCCAAAAACCTGCTTTTGCTAACTCAGTTTTCTTTTCTGCAATCGCATTCCACGTGTGTAATCTGTCTTTAGCGCTCCAGCAAAACTCCCCCAATTTCCGGTAGAATCAAGTTCTGAGGACTGTGGATTTGGGAGAAATTTGGGGTGCCTACACTTGGCGTTAACATTGACCACATCGCCACCATCCGGCAAGCGCGGCGGACGGTGGAACCAGACCCCGTAGCGGCGGCGGTACTGGCAGAATTAGCCGGTGCTGATGGAATTACGGTGCATCTGCGCGAAGATCGGCGGCATATCCAAGATCGGGATGTGCGGATATTGCGGCAAACAGTGCGATCGCATCTTAATTTAGAAATGGCCGCAACAGAAGAAATGCTAGCGATCGCTCTCGATATCAAACCAGATTACGTTACCTTAGTTCCCGAAAAACGCGAAGAAGTCACAACAGAAGGCGGACTAGATATTGCCCTCCAAATTGCTAGAATAGGTGAAATAGTCGATAAATTGCAAAGCGCTAACATTCCAGTTAGTTTATTTATCGATGCCGAACTAGCACAAATTGAAGCATCTGTCAGGATACAGGCGCAGTTTATCGAATTGCACACCGGACAATATGCTGAAGCTAAAGATGAAACAAATCGCCACCGAGAATTAGCCATATTAGCTAAAGGTTGCGAACAAGCGATTCAAGCTGGATTGCGAGTCAACGCTGGTCATGGACTCACCTACTGGAACGTCTATCCGGTGGCTGCGCTTCCAGGCATGGAAGAACTGAACATTGGTCATACCATCATCAGTCGGGCAGCATTAGTAGGTATAGAAAGGGCAGTCCGCGAGATGAGGCAAGCTATAACAGGGAATGGGGCATAGGGAATTGGACATTGGGCATTGGGCATTAGGTTATTAGTTCTTCTTTGCAATTCCCCAGTCCCCATTCCCCAGTCCCCATTCCCGTATCTTAAAAGAGGGGTTGTCACTGCGAAATCTAGAAATTGGGATCAAATCTTCAGCAAAAACTTCTATGAGCGCAACACAATCTAACAATCTGCCACTTTGGGTACAGGATCGAGATAAAGTGATAGCAGAAAGCACTGATGTCGAGTGGCGCTATCAGACACCGCCTGATTATTCTCGTTCCAAAGAGAATCTCGCCCAAGAAAGTATCCACAATCACCTTGAAGGTACACTAGAAGCGATCGTGCAAAACTTGGTGCGAACCTTTGAGATGGAAGTATCTTTCAAAGCTAACCCGCAGCAGTGGTTATCTATTGTCAACGAACAGTTTCGCGTGAGTACCAACGGGGGAGTAGAGTACACAGCAGCAGATGTATCAGCCCAAGGTACTTACAATTTATTTATGCCTGATTCAGAGCATTACAAGGCTTCAGAAGAAAGCTTTGAATCATCCGCAAAAGTCTTCCATACAACATTTCCTCAAGGATTTCCTTGGGAAGTGCTGGAAGTTTTCTCAGGGCCACCAAATGTCACATTCAAATGGCGGCATTGGGGACATTTTAACGGAGAATACAAAGGCCATGCACCGACTGGAGAGACAATAGAAATTATCGGCATGAGTATTGCAAAAGTTACCGATGACTTAAAGGTTATTTCCTTAGAACACTACTTCGACAATAATCTGTTCTTGGAAAAGCTAACATCTGGTGGCAAACAGACAAATGCCCAAAAGCCGACAAGTGCTTGTCCGTTCAGTTCTTGGTTCAATAAATCTCGCAAGAGTTAGTTCGTAAGGGTACAGAATGTAGTACTGTGCCCTTACATGATTCACACAGCAACCAAAGGATGAAAATGCAAACATACTATTACGTTTTGGCTAGTCTTCGCTTTCTTCTCCAAGAAGAACCCATACAGGAAGTTATCAAAGAACGGACTCGTCACTACCACGAACAAGAAAAACAACTAGATTTTTGGTTGGTTGAGCAACCTGCTTTCTTGGAAGCACCCGAATTTGCACAGCTAAAGGCAAAGTGTCCCCAACCAGCAGTAGCAATTATTTCTACAAATCCCCAATTTATTACTTGGTTAAAACTGCGTTTAGAGTACGTCATCACTGGAGAATTCCAGGCTCCTTCTGAGACAATACCAGATGCTTTGGCATCATTGGCTACCGTATCTTAGATAATTGGGCATTGGGCATGGGGCATTGGTCAATCATCAATAGATTCTTCTCCCCCCAGTCCCCAATCCCTAATTTTATTTTTGAGTTACAAATATATTTTGTAACACTCCTTGCATTCCCATACTGAAGTAGCTAGGTTTTCAGCTTTTTTCTTATAAAATCTTCTAGGACACCTTGATTTACATAATCTAACTTTTGTGCATAGATTTCAGATTTTACCAAGTGTTTTAGGATTAGCTATCGCAGGGTTGATTGGTGGCATGAGTTCTGTTTTTGCTCAACAAGCCATTCCTGTTTGTCAACCACCGATTTCGGGTGAGTATCTTTTATTAGTAGTCAGTCCCACAGCAAATAATCAAAAGCAGTTGCGTAGTGCCTTACCGCCTGAACTGAAGACCATTACCTGCAAATATCTCAACGAAACTGTGACGCGAATCGGGGGCTTTAAAAAAATTGATGATGCCAATCGATGGGCAAGGTATGTAAGTAATATTGTTGGCTTGTCTGCCATCATCACCACTCGACCGACAACGGCAGATGTGCAGCCACAGCAACGGGCACAGCAACAGGCACAGCAACAGCCACTTCAGCAGACAGTTAACTATAATCCCCAAGCATTAGGAGAAGGTTATGCAGTGTTGGTAGATTATTACAACCGTCCTGAACTAGTAAGTAGCGTACAGCAAGCAGTAGGAGGTAACGTAGGTTTTGTTTCTTATGGACAACGCCCTTATTTGCTAGCAGTATATACAACCAACCAAAGTGAAGCATACAACACATTACAGAAGCTGAACAATGGCGGTTTTGTTGCCAGTATAGTAGATAGTCGTAAGGTGATTCTGCTGCGCTCAACAGTGCGCTTGTAGTGATATTAAGTTTTCTGAAAGACTGATGCGATCTACCAAGTTGGTAATTTGTCAGTTGACAAATTACCAGTTACCAATTAAAAATAGTCGCTCAAACAAAGATTCATGCCCTAGCTTAATAAGCAGACCTAGCTAACCAATAGATAGTTATACCCAAAGCCGACCCAGCTATTACCTGAACTGGTGTATGTCCGAGTAATTCCTTCAAACGGTCTTGGCTAAAGTCTGGTTTTTCATGAAATAATTCATCAATCATTTGATTGAGGATACGAGCTTGCTTACCAGCTGCTTGACGAACTCCGGCTGCATCATACATGACGATGATGGCAAAAATCATCGCAACGGCAAAATCAGGAGATGCCCAACCCACTGTTTGCCCCACACCAGCAGCTAAAGCTGTAACTAAAGCTGAATGGGCACTGGGCATACCTCCGGTTGTCACCAAAACACGTACATTGAGTTTGCGATGTTTGACGATCTCGACTACAAGCTTTAATGCTTGAGCAATTAAACAAGCTACCAGAGCAACCAGCAGCACCCGGTTGTCTAAAATGTTGCCTATGTCCTGCATGGTATTTTGGTTAGGTTAGTAAATATTAGCAGCAGTTGTTGGTTGAGGAAACATTTAGATTCAACCCAAAATCTAAAATTAACCTAGTACATCACGGCGAAAACAGACCAATTATTCAAAATTGCCTAAAAGCCGATCGAATAAGCTTTTTGAATTTTGAATTTTGAATTCTGCTGGGCGGTAGTAGTACAGCATCGTGTAAATAAACCACCCACTCCCAACTCCCAATGAATGAAACCCTGCGGGATAAGAATTGATCGTGCCACAAAGCGTTGCTAATTATTGCGGCTGGTAATAAAATGAGCGATCGCTTGGAGTTGCTTGGCTTTCTCCCCAAATGGTTCTAATTCCACACAAGCTGCTTCAACTAACTCTTGGGCTTTTGAGCGCGATTCCTCAAGTCCCCAAAGGCTGGGATAGGTCACTTTCTGGGCTTTTTGGTCTTTACCAGCTGTTTTACCTAATTGCTCTTGGGTAGAAGTGATATCCAAAATATCATCTATGATTTGGAATGCTAGCCCAATATTTTGAGCATAACGGGTCAGTCGCTGCACATCTTCAGGTGATGCCCCAGCGACGATCCCACCACAAACTACAGAAGCTTCCAAAAGGGCGGCCGTTTTGTGTTTATGAATAAAATTTAGCGTTTCTAGGGAAATATCGGATTTACCTTCCGACTCTAAATCGACAACTTGACCGCCAACCAAACCAGCTGCCCCCAGCGCCCTACCAAGACGGATAACTACCTGCAATACTAGCTCTCTCTTAACGCTTTGGGGGGTTTCAAGGGCAACAAACTCAAAAGCGAGTGCCAACAAGCCGTCCCCAGCTAAAATCGCCACATCTTCGCCATAGACTTTATGATTGGTCAGCTTTCCCCGCCGATAATCGTCATTATCCATCGCTGGGAGATCGTCATGAATCAACGACATTGTGTGGATCATTTCCACTGCACAAGCTGTTGGCATAGCCATTTCAATAGTTCCACCAATCATTTCACAGGTAGCAAGACAAAGAATGGGACGTACCCGCTTGCCTCCAGCTAATAATGAATAGCGCATCGACTCATAAATCTTTTCTGGATAAATGATGGGGATAGCCCGATCTAAAGCATTATCGCAAAGCTTTTGTCGCTCTTTTAGATAGACTGCTAAGTTAAACGTGGCTTCCTCTGGTGGTATCTTTTGAACGTTATCAGTTGCTACCATTCTTTAATTCCTGATATTTTGGGATTTTCGTCTCATACGTCACAATTTTAAGGTGCTGTGGCGCTGAAATAAATGAAGAATTAGGAGTTAGGAGTTAAGAATTAGCATTAATAACTCTTAACTTTTAACTCATTACTCATTGCTCTTCACTCTCTTTCTTCTCTTGCCGCTTTGGAATAGCTGTTAAATGTATTTTGCAACAATATGGCTACAGTCATAGGACCAACACCGCCAGGGACGGGAGTGATAAATCCTGCTATAGCAGCTGTTGATTCAAAGTGGACATCGCCAATTAAGCGACTTTTGCCATTAGCATCGGTGACGCGATTCATTCCCACATCTACCACAACAGCACCTGGTTTTACCATATCAGCAGCGATCAATCCAGGACGA
Protein-coding sequences here:
- a CDS encoding pyridoxine 5'-phosphate synthase; amino-acid sequence: MPTLGVNIDHIATIRQARRTVEPDPVAAAVLAELAGADGITVHLREDRRHIQDRDVRILRQTVRSHLNLEMAATEEMLAIALDIKPDYVTLVPEKREEVTTEGGLDIALQIARIGEIVDKLQSANIPVSLFIDAELAQIEASVRIQAQFIELHTGQYAEAKDETNRHRELAILAKGCEQAIQAGLRVNAGHGLTYWNVYPVAALPGMEELNIGHTIISRAALVGIERAVREMRQAITGNGA
- the crtE gene encoding geranylgeranyl diphosphate synthase CrtE — encoded protein: MVATDNVQKIPPEEATFNLAVYLKERQKLCDNALDRAIPIIYPEKIYESMRYSLLAGGKRVRPILCLATCEMIGGTIEMAMPTACAVEMIHTMSLIHDDLPAMDNDDYRRGKLTNHKVYGEDVAILAGDGLLALAFEFVALETPQSVKRELVLQVVIRLGRALGAAGLVGGQVVDLESEGKSDISLETLNFIHKHKTAALLEASVVCGGIVAGASPEDVQRLTRYAQNIGLAFQIIDDILDITSTQEQLGKTAGKDQKAQKVTYPSLWGLEESRSKAQELVEAACVELEPFGEKAKQLQAIAHFITSRNN
- a CDS encoding MgPME-cyclase complex family protein, yielding MQTYYYVLASLRFLLQEEPIQEVIKERTRHYHEQEKQLDFWLVEQPAFLEAPEFAQLKAKCPQPAVAIISTNPQFITWLKLRLEYVITGEFQAPSETIPDALASLATVS
- a CDS encoding SnoaL-like polyketide cyclase, which gives rise to MSATQSNNLPLWVQDRDKVIAESTDVEWRYQTPPDYSRSKENLAQESIHNHLEGTLEAIVQNLVRTFEMEVSFKANPQQWLSIVNEQFRVSTNGGVEYTAADVSAQGTYNLFMPDSEHYKASEESFESSAKVFHTTFPQGFPWEVLEVFSGPPNVTFKWRHWGHFNGEYKGHAPTGETIEIIGMSIAKVTDDLKVISLEHYFDNNLFLEKLTSGGKQTNAQKPTSACPFSSWFNKSRKS
- a CDS encoding divergent PAP2 family protein, which encodes MQDIGNILDNRVLLVALVACLIAQALKLVVEIVKHRKLNVRVLVTTGGMPSAHSALVTALAAGVGQTVGWASPDFAVAMIFAIIVMYDAAGVRQAAGKQARILNQMIDELFHEKPDFSQDRLKELLGHTPVQVIAGSALGITIYWLARSAY